The sequence CGCACGATGATCGACGCCGGGGCGTCCACGGACGACATCATCGGCGCGTGGCAGGAAGAGCTGGCGGCGTTCGACGCCCAGCGCCGCCCCTACCTGCTCTACCCACGCTGACGGGCCTCGATCTGGCGCCGCATCCCCCCCGAGGAGCGCTTCTCGAGGGGGATGGGCCGAGCCTCCGCGACGTGTGCTACCGCTCGCGCACGGACGCGAGGTACGCGCTCAGACCGCCACTCCGGAGCTGCGCGAGCGATTCATCGAGGGAAACGCTTCGCTTCTGCCGCAGCGACTCGAGGATGCGCACGATCGACACGGCGACCTCGGCGGCGGCCTCGTCCCCCTGGGCCTTCTTCTCGGCGACGAAGGGAATCACCTCGAACAGGACCGCGTTGGCCTCGGCATAGGTGATGGGCTCGCGCTCGCCGTGCAGCTTTTTCCATCCGTCGTTCATGAGCATGTCATTGACGTGCAGTTGGATCAGGTAGGTCGCGCGTCCAATCAGCTTGAGGTTCGTCGGGCTGACGTTGGTCATGGTGTTGCCGACGATCTTGCCCAACCGGCCCATGATGGCGGTGGAGTGCGCGTTGAGCAGAATCTTCAGCGCGATCTGCTGATCCACCCCGAATGGATCCGCCATCTTCGCGATCCGCAAGTGGACGAACGGCGCGCCGGAAGCGGAACCCCGCCAGTCCGGCGCCGGACCACCGCTCACCAGCACGAGCCCCAGCTTCGCGCCCCGCTCCTGGAACAGGGTGGTGAAGCGCTCGTAGTCGGACGCGGCGTCAGTGAGGAGCGCGGCCTCGGTCTCCAGGGCGATCATCACGCCGAGATCGTTGGCCTTGGGCCCAACCCGCTGGACGTTCTCGCCGGAGAACGAGAAGTCATAGAGGTTCTGTTGATCGTTGCCCGCCTTGTCCAGGCTCGTGAGCGCGGCCTTGCGGAGGAACTCGTCCTGGATCTGGGTCGAGAACGGCTCGCGGTAGAGATCCGGCTGGAGCCCGCGGAACGGACGCCCGAGGAAGGTCTGCCACGCGGCCTGGCGATCCTTCGCGGACGTCCAGACCTGGAACAGCGCCTTGCGCGCGGGCTCGTTGACCGTGTCCAGGGGGAAGAGGCGGAAGGTGGGGCTGCGCTCCGTGCCGTCGGTGAAGGTGGTGATCAGGCCGATGTTCGCGAAGTACGTGGAGAAGTGACCGGCCGTGTACGTGTCCGCCTCCAGTTGTGTGAGCTTGGCGAGTTCGGGGACCGCCTTCTTGACCTCGGTGAGCACGGGGGCGAACCGGGAGAGGCGCTGCTCGAGCGTCACGTCCTCCGCGAAGCCGAGCTGGGCCAGGTCCCCGGCGGTGAGGACCTGCCTGGCGGCGAGTCCCTTGAAGACGCGGCCGAGCGCGTCCTCGACCGCATGCGCCAAGACGAACGTCTCGATGGTGGTCGCCTGCATGCGCGTGGAGCCGGTGATGGCCTGCGGACCCGTCGTCAGGTTGACCTTGGTGATGCCGGCCTCCTGGATGACCGACCGGCTGCGCTCGAACGGCAGCAGGACCTCGTCCGGGTTGTTGTAGACGAAGAAGAGGTGCTTGCTGGCCTCGGCCACGTCATAGCCCTCGGCCTCCTTCCATTGATCATGGGCGCCGAGGATGGTGCCGATGCCCGCGGAGGTCTCGCCCCCCTCGGTGACCTCGATCACCACATCGCCCTTGCGGATGCCCCGCTCCTGCAACTGGAGCCGGCCAATGAGCTGCAGGTCCTCGAAGCCCTCCAGGGAGCTGATGAGGGCGCGGTCGGCACCGGTCATCTCGCCGATCAGCGACTCCTCCAGTGCGCCGCCGAGGTGCGGCTCGAGCTTGGACTTGAGCGCGTTGTCGATGCCGCGCCAGTACGGGCGCCAGAAGGCGCTCTCCATCTGCTTGGCGAGCCGGCCCGTGGCACCGGTCCCGTAGACGTAGATCTTGCGGCGCTCCAGCAGCGCCTTCTCGATCGCCGCCGAGAGCGTGCGCACCGGTCCGGGGTCCTTGGAGAGCGCGGCGAGCCGGGTCGCGACGTCCTCGTCCACGGAGAACAGCATGTCGAGCCCGGCGGAGGTCTCCTCGCCGACCTTCTCGCTCAGCGTCCAGGTGCGCGGGTGGCGCTGCTCGGTGGTCAGCGTGTGGAGTTGGAACTGGGTCTTCTCCTTGACGTAGTCGGCGGACTCCGCCGTGGGGGAGATCGCCAGGAACTCAAGGAGGTTCTGGGAAGCGGGGGTGGGGTTGTTCTTGCCGCCGCACGCGCTGGAGACGAACAAGCCGCACACGAGCAGCATCCCGAAGGGATTTCGGAGCACGCTATACATTTGGATTATTCCCGTCGCACTGGAGTTGGATTGTACCGCCAGGTGACACCCATCAAAACCGCAGCGCGCGGGTAGCGCGCCGCGCGAGAGGTGTCAATCTCAGACGGACTTTCCGTACGGCCGCTTCGGCGCGCTCGGCGCTACCGCTCCAAGTGGAGGATGGCCGCGTCGAGCAGTGCGGCCACGCCGCAGCGCGCCACGTGGACGGCCTCGTGGCGTTCTAATTCGGCCAGATCAGCGGATTGCTGCCGGTGGGATCCGAGTAGGCGATCTTGCCGTTGTGCACGGTGTAGAGCACCTTCACGGTGGAGAGGTCCGTCGCAGGATTCAGCGGGTCGGCCGAGAAGACGACGAGGTCGCCCGCATACTGATTCTGCAGCGACCCGATGGGAGTGACGCCCTTGCTCGGCGCATCACGGTTGTACAACCACGCCGCGTCGCTGGTGTAGGCCTTGATCGCTTGCACGCGCGAGATGAGCTGGTTGGACTGGTTCTGTTGGCACTCCGGGAGCAGGGCGGGCATCCACGCCGGTGCCTGAACGCTGCGGGACGAGGCAACCCACATGCTGAACAGCGGCGACGGCGGCGTGACAGGGGTATCCGAGTGCAGGCCCAGGTGCAGACCGGAAGAGGCAGCCCACGCCGCAGGGTACAGGTTGGCGGTCCCGGACGGCTGGAGCAGCTGCTCGCAGAGCGGCTGGTAGTAGTAATAGAAATCGTTCATCAGGAAGGTGACGCCGATGCTGCCGGCCTTCGCGATGCTCTGGACCTGCTCCTGGGTGGGCATGGTGAAGTGGACGATGACGTCGCGGATCCCTGACTGCGAGTTCTCGGTCAGCGCGGTGAGGGAGTTCCCCTGCGCCAGATTGCCGTTCGTGTGGATGAAGACAGGCAGTCCCTTCTCGTGCGACCACTGGACGGCCTTGCTGAGGCTGTTCGCGTCCATATCGGTCTGGCCGTTGTAGGGCTGCTGCGGGAAGCACGCCGTGTCGGTGAACGGCTTGTTCACGTTGGTGTACTGGACGGGGCTCGTCATCGCGCCCGTGTAGCCTTGGTTGCTGCCATCGGCGAAGAGCTTGATGCCTGCCAGGAACATGTCGGAGCTGGCAAGGCCTTCGCGCAGGTCTGCCGCGATGGCGATCTGTTTCTGGTAGGCGGGGCCGCTGATGGAATGCTGGATGAAATTGAGGAACGCCATGCGCACGGGCAGCGGGGCGGCTTTGGCCACGGCGAGATAGATGGCGATCACATCGGAGCTGGCAGCGCCTTCCTGGACGGTGGTGAATCCCAGCTGGCTGTATTTCTGCGTCGACGAGGTGATCAACTGCCGGAACACCGGCAGAGGATCTTCCTGGGTCCGCATGTGTGTGTTCATCAGGCCAAGGATGTAGCTGACCGCATAAACCGCGAGGTCCTCGTTCAACTGGCCTTGCTGGGCGACGCACTGCTCGGCGTGTGGACTGAAGATGGGGGCATAGCACTTCGTTGAGCCGCTGCCCGGAAGGCAGAGGTTCAGCTGCTCGAGGCCCTTCGTATTCACATAGACGATGTGGCCGGACTCGCTGGTGATCATCATTGGAACGTCGTCACGGATCGCGTCCATCTGCGCCAAGGCCGTTTGACTGTTTGCGTTCTCGAAGTTGTTCGGGCAGAGAAAGCCGTAACTTGCGTTGTTACAGGAGAGGCGCGAGGGCTCGTAACTCCAGCCGAGCACCCAGCCAAGGGCGTTGGGCTTGGCGTTTTTGAGGACGTTGATGACCTGGTCCTGTGTGGTCATGGGAGAGAAGCAGCTGTTCGACTGCACCGTGCAGTTCTGCTGCTGCGGCGGGCAGGACGGCGGCGGGCAGAGCGGTTGCAACATCACGTTGACGCTCGCGAGATTGAGCCAGAAAGGGTTCCCGGTCGAGTCGTTGATGGTGGGGACGAAGAGGCTGATTGCGTGGGAGTGGCTGTCGATGAGACCCGGGTAGATGGCCGCGCCCTCGGGAATCTGGATGGCGTTGGCCGGGGGAGTGCTGGTGCCGAGCTCGGAAATGACGCCGTTGGTGATGGCGACATAGCTGTAAGCCGTCAGGTTGGCGTCCATGCTGTGAACGCTTCCCGGGGGACCGGCGAAGGCGATGGTGCCGCTCCGCGCACCCGAGGTGCCCTGCTCGGGCCGTGGCTTCACGGAACTGCACGAGGTGAGTAGCAAGATGAAGAGTGATGCCGAGAGAGCTTGTGAACGCATCGGTCCGCTTCCGTGTCTGTTTTTCATTCAGTACGCTCCTGCGCGGGTCTGCTGTGTTGGGAAGCGTCGAACCTAGCGTAGAGTCCTAGATCTCCGGGAGCGATACGCTACTCCTCTCCTTCTCATGCATGCCGGGGCGAACTGATCAGGCCGCGTGGGGAGGTCCAACCCTTTGACAGGGGCAAGGATCTGGCCGAAGGTGATCCGCCGTGCGCCCCTCTGCCACCGTGACAACGGTGTCCAGCGGTGGAGCAAGCGTCAGTGGACGGCGGCCATGACCGCGTCCAGGGCCACATCGGATCGACAACAGAGAGGTCGCCGTATGACGGTGTTCAGGAGAGGAGCGGGCCACGCGCGGACGTTCGCGCTGCTCGCAGCGGTCGCGTCAGCCTCGGCGGCTTGCCGCGACGACAACCGCGACGAGGACGGCGCACAGCCCCCGGCCCCCCAGACGGATGTCATCTCGGGCAATGCCCGCTTCGAGGTGCTCAGCCCCACGCTCATCCGCACGGAGTACGCGGGTGACGCCCGCTTCCTCGACGCCCCGACCTTCAACGCCATCGGACGGGACGGCTTTGGTCAGACGAGTTTCACGACGCGTACCGAGGACGGTTGGCTCGTCATCGACACCGGCGCGCTGACGCTGCGCTACGAGGTGGGCTCGGGCCCGTTCACCGGCGAGAACCTCGTCGTCAGGCTGAAGTCCGGCGCGCAGGACGTCGAGGCGCGCCCCTGGGCAAGCCAGGTCCTCCCAACTTGCGCGCTCGGCGTGCTCTGCGAGGCAGAGGGCCTCGCGCTCGAAGGCATCAGCGAGGCGCGCGACCACACCGGCTTCACCGGCACCGGCTTCGCCGCGGGCTTCGAAGGGACCGGGACCCGCGTCACCTTCCAGGTCGCGCCCGAGGCGGACGGCTCCTACGTCCTGGACCTGCGCTACGCGAACGGACTTGGCGACCCGCGCACGCTCACGCTCACCGTCGACGGCGGGCCGGCGCGCCAGCTCACGCTGCCGCGCACCGGCAATTGGGATTCCTGGGGCCACCTGTCCCTGCCCCTCGACTTGACTGCCGGGCCGCACGTGGTTGCCCTGACGCGCACCAAGGCCGACACGGGCCAGCTCAACATCGACAGCCTCGCGCTCCTCAAGCCCGGCGACGCGTACCCGCAGTCGCCGAGGACCTGCGGTTTCGGCGAGCTCTGCGAGGCTGAGGACCTCGCGCTCAACGGCCGGATGCACCTGGCGGCCAACCACCCCGGCTACACCGGCAACGGGTTCGCCGCGGGCTTCGAGGGCGTGGGTGACTCGATTGGCTTCGACATCGACGCTCCCGCCGCCGGCGACTACGAGCTGACCGTCCGCTACGCCAACGGCTTCGCGCCGCAGGCCGGCGTGACGCTGACGGTCGAGGGCGGTTCGAGCACCCCCGTGCTCCTGCCGTCCACGGGCAGCTGGGACGCCTGGAAACCCTTCACCGTGCCGGTACACCTCGCGGCCGGCACCCACCATGTCACGCTCGTGCGGCAGGCGGCCGACGCCGGCAACGTCAACATCGACAGCCTGGCCATTGGCCCGGCCGGCACGGGCCTTCCCGCGCCTGCCAGCAGGGCGGGTGAAGACTGCGGCTTCGGCCGCATCTGTGAGGCGGAGTCCGTGGGCCTGTCCGGTGGCGCGACGGCCGCCAAGGACCACAACGGCTACAGCGGCAAGGGGTTCGCGGCGGGGCTCGACGTCGCTGGCTCGCAGATGACCGTGCGCGCGATCGACGTTCCGGCGGCTGGCACGTACTCGCTGCAGCTGCGCTACGCCCATGGGCTGAAGACGCCGGTCACGGTGACCGTGCAGGCAGGTACGGGCGCGGCCTCCACGCTCACGCTGCCGCCCACGAGCGGCTGGGACAGCTGGCGGACGGTGCGTGCGGACATCACCCTCCCCGGCGGCACCAGCGACGTGCGCCTGAGCTGCCCGCAGACCGGCGGGTGCGCGGTCAACGTCGACACCGTGGCACTGACGAAGACCGACGCGCCGCTGCTCGCGCCGCACGCCGCGCTCGGCGGCTACCGGCGTGGCCTCGACGCCTTCGACGGCGACAAGGGCAGCGCGATCCTCCACCCGGGGCTTCTCTACCAGGACGGCTGGTCGCTGCTGGACGACACCGCCTCGGCGGAGTACGAGCCGGCGTCGGGGAAGCTCACGCCCCGCACCGCGCCCCCTGGCGGCTACCAGGACGGCTACGTCTTCGGCTACGGCCAGGACTACCCACGGGCCCTCGGCGACCTCGCGACGCTCACGGGTCCGTCGAAGCTGCTGCCGCGCTGGGCGTACGGCGTCTGGTTCTCCGAGTACCTCGACCGCACCGCGGCCGACTTCCAGGAGAACCTGCTCCCGAAGTTCCGCCAGGAGGGCGTGCCCCTCGACGTCCTCGTCATCGACACCGACTTCAAGGCCGGCAACGCCTGGAGCGGCTGGGAGATCGACACCCGCAAGTTCCCCGACCCCAAGGGGTTCTTCGACTGGGCGCGCTCGCAGGGTCTGCACACGACCCTGAACATCCATCCCAGCATCCTGCCGGCCGACCCGCAATTCGCGGCCGCGCAGGCGACCGCCCAGGGCAAGCTCACCCAGCACACCGGCGGCTGCTCGGGCGGTGCCTCCGAGTGTTACACCTTCGATTTTGGCGATCCTGACCAGTTGAAGGCGTTCTTTGGCTTGCACGACACGATGAAGCAGCAGGGCCCCGACTTCTGGTGGCTCGACTGGTGCTGCGACGCCAGCGAGGCCAACATCGACGGCGTCACCGGCGACGCGTGGATCAACCAGCAGTACACCGGCTACACAAACGCCAGCATCGGCCGCGGCTTCGCGTTCTCCCGCGCATTCGGCTCGCTGCAGGCGGGCGGCTACAGCAACCCGACCGCGGTGCCGACCGGGCCGTGGGCGGACAAGCGCACGACGCTGCCCTTCACCGGTGACACCACCTCGACGTGGGGCACCCTCGCAGCCTCGGTCGGCTTCACCTCCGGCGAGGGGGCAGCCACCGGCCTGTCGGCGATCAGCCACGACATCGGCGGGCACAACGGCGGCCTGTGGGGCCTCCCCGGCTCGGACGTCGTCAATGGCCAGCGCACCGACAAGCTGCCCGACGACCTGTATGCCCGCTGGGTTCAGTTCGGCACCTTCCAGCCGATTGACCGCCTGCACAGCAACCACGGCGACCGGCTGCCCTGGCAGTACCCGGGCGCCGCGGGCGAGTCGGCGAAGAAGTTCCTCAACCTTCGCGAGGCACTCGTGCCGTACACCTATACGCTCGCGCGTGAGGCGGAGGCGACCGGCGTCCCGGTGGTGCGGCCGGTGTACCTCGCATACCCGGCGGAGCAGGACGCGTATGCGACGGCCGGCAGCGAGTACCTGTACGGCTCGGACGTGCTCGTCGCGCCGGTGACCACGCCCGGCAACACCGCCACGGCCACGGTGTGGTTCCCGCCGGGCAGTTCGTGGACCGACTGGTTCACCGGCCAAACGTACGCGGGCGGCACGACCCAGAGCATCACCGCCGGGCTGGACACCATGCCGGTGTTCGTCAAGTCCGGCGGGATCGTGCCCACGCGCAGCGAGGACGTCACCAACGACGTCCAGAACCCACTGGACGCGGTCACGCTCACGGTGGCGGCGGGCGCGCAGGGGCACGCCAGCCTCTTCGAGGACGACGGCACGACCTCCGACCGCACGCAGAGCACCCGCACGGACATCCGCTACACCGAGGACGGCCACCTCTCGGCGCTCCGTATTGACGGCCCTGAGGGGTCGTTCGCCGGGCAGGTGCAGAAGCGCGCGTGGACCGTGCGGTTCGTGGGTGCGCGGGAGCCGGAGTCGGTGACCATCGACGGCCAAGCGGCGCCGGACGGCAGCTGGACCTGGGACGCCGCGAGCAGCGTCCTGACGGTCAAGGTGGCCGAGCGTCCGGCGAGCCAGGGTGTGGACGTGGCCTACCGGTACAAGTAGGACGCTCCCTCAGGCGGGGTTGGTTGGCCCCAGCGCAGGGGCCAATCCCAAGCCCCCCCGCGGTCTGCTGCCTGGAGGGGGCCGCTTGGGCCCGTGCATGCCCAGACGGGCGGCACGGCTCTTCTACAGGTAGGGAATGAAGGGGGCTCTGCAATGCAAAGGGTATTGATCACCGGTGCTGCTGGCCGTCTCGGACGCGTCTTACGCGGATAAATACGGACTGTCCGTGGCGTGCGTGCGCGTGGCCTGATTCGAGAACAAGCCCACGGACATGCGGATGCTCTCAACGTGGCTGAGCCATGAAGATGGTGTCCATCTGTTTGAACAGTGCATCAGCGCGCCTGACCATCACTTCTACGTCGTTTACGGGGTCTCCAAGAACACTCGCTCGCGAGTGGACAACTCCCATGGTCCCCTCGCGGGCAGGACACAAGGAGGCGGCGCCTGCGACGTGGGTTACTCGGGCAATATCGAGAAAACCCTGAGCGCTCGCTGAACGGCGTTCTGAGGCAGGGCCGGGCCTTGAATCCGGCGAGGCCTGCGGGTATACGGGCCTGGCAAGGGGAGTAGTTCGCGCCGGGAAACACCGGCGCCGGGACGCTCGACACACTGGCCCCTCCGATGCTGGAGGAGCCCGGGCCCCCACCTCGCGGCGACGCGAGACGAACGAGACCTTGGGACTGGCACACACACACGCCCGGAGCACCGGGCGAGCGTGTGCGGCTTGGGCCCAGGTCTTGTCGAGGGAATCCTCCCTGCGACCGCCATGGCCCAGGTGCACGCGCGCACACAGCGGTTGGGAGTCACACGCGCATGGAAGCCATCTTCAGCAGCTTTGCCCTCGTCGCCGCGAGCGAGATGGGCGACAAGACCCAGCTCCTGGCCTTCAGCCTGGCCAGCCGCTTTCGCAAGCCGTGGCACGTCATGGCGGGCATCCTGGTGGCCACGCTGGCCAACCACGCGCTGGCCTCGAGCGTGGGCGCCTGGGTGTCCTCGCACGTGCCCGAGCGGATGATGGCGGGCATCCTGGCCGTCACCTTCGTCGCCTTCGGCCTGTGGACCCTCAAGCCGGACACGATGGAGGAGTCCACCGGGTCCAACCGCTTTGGCCCCTTCCTCACCACCACCGTCCTCTTCTTCCTCGCGGAGATGGGGGACAAGACCCAGCTGGCCACGGTGGCGCTCGCCGCGCGCTACCACTCCATGGTGCTGGTGACGGCTGGGACGACCCTGGGCATGCTGGTCTCGGACGGCCTGGCGGTCTGGCTGGGCGAGCGCATGTCCGGGAAGGTGCAGGCGCGGTGGGTGCGGGTCACCGCGGCCTGCCTCTTCTTCATCTTCGGCGCGCTGTCCGCATGGCGGGCGCTGCGCTGAACCGGCGGCGGCTCCGCCAGGCCAGCGCTCCCAGCAGCAGGGGGGCCATCGCGGCGAGGCTCCCCTGCCCCGTGGCACACCCGCAGCCGCCCTCGGCGGTGACGTTCTCCTCCGGGCCCCCATCGGTGCCCGTCCCCGCGTCCCCACCGTCCGGTTGCCCGGGGCCGCCATCTTCGCCCGTGCCCGCGTCCGGCGCCGGGGGCGCCTCCACGGTGACGGACACCTCGTCCTGGCCGCTTCCGC is a genomic window of Stigmatella erecta containing:
- a CDS encoding amidohydrolase; the encoded protein is MDANLTAYSYVAITNGVISELGTSTPPANAIQIPEGAAIYPGLIDSHSHAISLFVPTINDSTGNPFWLNLASVNVMLQPLCPPPSCPPQQQNCTVQSNSCFSPMTTQDQVINVLKNAKPNALGWVLGWSYEPSRLSCNNASYGFLCPNNFENANSQTALAQMDAIRDDVPMMITSESGHIVYVNTKGLEQLNLCLPGSGSTKCYAPIFSPHAEQCVAQQGQLNEDLAVYAVSYILGLMNTHMRTQEDPLPVFRQLITSSTQKYSQLGFTTVQEGAASSDVIAIYLAVAKAAPLPVRMAFLNFIQHSISGPAYQKQIAIAADLREGLASSDMFLAGIKLFADGSNQGYTGAMTSPVQYTNVNKPFTDTACFPQQPYNGQTDMDANSLSKAVQWSHEKGLPVFIHTNGNLAQGNSLTALTENSQSGIRDVIVHFTMPTQEQVQSIAKAGSIGVTFLMNDFYYYYQPLCEQLLQPSGTANLYPAAWAASSGLHLGLHSDTPVTPPSPLFSMWVASSRSVQAPAWMPALLPECQQNQSNQLISRVQAIKAYTSDAAWLYNRDAPSKGVTPIGSLQNQYAGDLVVFSADPLNPATDLSTVKVLYTVHNGKIAYSDPTGSNPLIWPN
- a CDS encoding TIM-barrel domain-containing protein; translation: MTVFRRGAGHARTFALLAAVASASAACRDDNRDEDGAQPPAPQTDVISGNARFEVLSPTLIRTEYAGDARFLDAPTFNAIGRDGFGQTSFTTRTEDGWLVIDTGALTLRYEVGSGPFTGENLVVRLKSGAQDVEARPWASQVLPTCALGVLCEAEGLALEGISEARDHTGFTGTGFAAGFEGTGTRVTFQVAPEADGSYVLDLRYANGLGDPRTLTLTVDGGPARQLTLPRTGNWDSWGHLSLPLDLTAGPHVVALTRTKADTGQLNIDSLALLKPGDAYPQSPRTCGFGELCEAEDLALNGRMHLAANHPGYTGNGFAAGFEGVGDSIGFDIDAPAAGDYELTVRYANGFAPQAGVTLTVEGGSSTPVLLPSTGSWDAWKPFTVPVHLAAGTHHVTLVRQAADAGNVNIDSLAIGPAGTGLPAPASRAGEDCGFGRICEAESVGLSGGATAAKDHNGYSGKGFAAGLDVAGSQMTVRAIDVPAAGTYSLQLRYAHGLKTPVTVTVQAGTGAASTLTLPPTSGWDSWRTVRADITLPGGTSDVRLSCPQTGGCAVNVDTVALTKTDAPLLAPHAALGGYRRGLDAFDGDKGSAILHPGLLYQDGWSLLDDTASAEYEPASGKLTPRTAPPGGYQDGYVFGYGQDYPRALGDLATLTGPSKLLPRWAYGVWFSEYLDRTAADFQENLLPKFRQEGVPLDVLVIDTDFKAGNAWSGWEIDTRKFPDPKGFFDWARSQGLHTTLNIHPSILPADPQFAAAQATAQGKLTQHTGGCSGGASECYTFDFGDPDQLKAFFGLHDTMKQQGPDFWWLDWCCDASEANIDGVTGDAWINQQYTGYTNASIGRGFAFSRAFGSLQAGGYSNPTAVPTGPWADKRTTLPFTGDTTSTWGTLAASVGFTSGEGAATGLSAISHDIGGHNGGLWGLPGSDVVNGQRTDKLPDDLYARWVQFGTFQPIDRLHSNHGDRLPWQYPGAAGESAKKFLNLREALVPYTYTLAREAEATGVPVVRPVYLAYPAEQDAYATAGSEYLYGSDVLVAPVTTPGNTATATVWFPPGSSWTDWFTGQTYAGGTTQSITAGLDTMPVFVKSGGIVPTRSEDVTNDVQNPLDAVTLTVAAGAQGHASLFEDDGTTSDRTQSTRTDIRYTEDGHLSALRIDGPEGSFAGQVQKRAWTVRFVGAREPESVTIDGQAAPDGSWTWDAASSVLTVKVAERPASQGVDVAYRYK
- a CDS encoding TMEM165/GDT1 family protein, whose protein sequence is MEAIFSSFALVAASEMGDKTQLLAFSLASRFRKPWHVMAGILVATLANHALASSVGAWVSSHVPERMMAGILAVTFVAFGLWTLKPDTMEESTGSNRFGPFLTTTVLFFLAEMGDKTQLATVALAARYHSMVLVTAGTTLGMLVSDGLAVWLGERMSGKVQARWVRVTAACLFFIFGALSAWRALR